The following coding sequences lie in one Flagellimonas eckloniae genomic window:
- a CDS encoding glycosyl hydrolase, which yields MYQIFKKTSILIFFTIVLGVSFYSCKPKGRPLTNKFIQDFQNPPDDYKPMPFWHINGELTTEGIKKQMKDARELGGFSGISVLPLAPKKDGRPGTTPKFLSPQYLERFQDVLDTAEELDMQVILYDDNDFPSGMAGGKLGELFPQHTMKRLDKIEKLVKGPTDFNERVPDGKLLSVVAMNQKTLERIELTASVNKGFLSWKVPQGEWNIMYFPIVKDSHHKAFPVVDYLDTTAVREMIRLTYDVYKANFESYFGNAIKMTFFDDIGFWRHPRTWTGRFNEKFEELNGYDPKPWYPALWYNIGPKTESVRHAFFNTRAELLAEGFPKLVGEWTKKNGLKDTGHPPGNYDPTPIDMNGDIFKFFRHTAVPLTDAIKWYQFGQDGHKLISSAADYYDRPIVATEIYGAYKEKVFDSLMLYRSMMDLFSRGVNFAVPHGLWYNPEQVYIQPLVSPYSEKIAPALPTYSNFVGRSCMLLQGGRRVADVGVFYPFEELAGWFRFDDPENPRQGFFVSPETDYQEISGLLTNDIRQDFTFIHPEYFLEEKYSIQPGSIRLNNAENKQEYKALIISGCNVISYKTLEKIKDYYSQGGLVVATTQLPFKSSEMGEDEKVINLVREIFDVNSLALDTSKVRTNSNDNGGHAVFIPIPDKENISKAISQHLIPDVQFSPNPVLSTDFGKFSYIHKIKDGIDIFYFSNSSDETIRTEVTLKGTLYLNNANPHNGEILELKNITHFKIDGHEYTKCYLTLKPVSSTFWISK from the coding sequence ATGTATCAAATTTTCAAAAAAACATCAATTTTAATCTTTTTTACCATTGTCTTAGGCGTATCCTTTTATTCTTGCAAACCAAAAGGTAGGCCTTTAACCAACAAGTTCATTCAAGATTTTCAAAATCCACCAGACGATTATAAACCAATGCCTTTTTGGCACATCAATGGTGAACTCACTACGGAAGGTATTAAAAAGCAAATGAAGGACGCCAGAGAGTTGGGAGGTTTTAGTGGCATAAGCGTTTTACCCCTGGCTCCAAAAAAAGATGGGCGCCCTGGTACAACACCTAAATTTCTTTCACCCCAATATTTAGAACGCTTTCAAGATGTTTTGGACACTGCTGAAGAATTGGACATGCAGGTAATTTTATACGATGATAATGATTTTCCAAGTGGAATGGCAGGTGGTAAGCTCGGAGAACTTTTTCCACAACATACTATGAAGCGTTTGGATAAAATAGAAAAGCTGGTAAAGGGTCCAACCGATTTTAATGAGAGAGTGCCTGACGGAAAACTTCTTTCTGTGGTTGCCATGAACCAAAAAACATTGGAAAGAATTGAGCTTACAGCATCTGTAAACAAAGGTTTTCTCTCTTGGAAAGTACCTCAGGGTGAATGGAATATCATGTATTTTCCTATAGTTAAAGACAGTCACCATAAGGCATTTCCCGTAGTGGACTATTTAGATACTACTGCAGTTAGGGAAATGATACGATTAACCTATGATGTTTACAAAGCCAACTTTGAATCATACTTTGGAAACGCCATCAAAATGACCTTTTTTGATGATATCGGTTTTTGGAGACACCCTAGAACATGGACTGGTCGTTTCAATGAAAAGTTTGAGGAATTAAATGGGTATGACCCCAAACCTTGGTATCCTGCCTTGTGGTACAACATTGGTCCAAAAACCGAATCTGTACGCCACGCATTTTTTAACACAAGAGCGGAACTATTAGCGGAAGGATTTCCAAAATTGGTCGGTGAATGGACCAAAAAGAACGGACTCAAAGATACGGGACATCCACCAGGTAATTATGACCCTACCCCCATAGATATGAACGGTGATATTTTCAAATTTTTTAGGCATACCGCTGTTCCACTAACTGATGCCATTAAATGGTATCAATTTGGTCAAGATGGACATAAATTAATAAGTTCAGCAGCTGATTACTATGACAGGCCCATTGTCGCCACCGAAATCTATGGTGCCTATAAAGAAAAGGTTTTTGATTCATTGATGCTTTACCGCTCTATGATGGATTTGTTTTCACGCGGCGTAAATTTTGCTGTCCCCCACGGATTATGGTACAATCCAGAACAGGTTTATATTCAGCCTTTGGTTTCGCCCTACAGTGAAAAGATAGCTCCTGCCCTACCAACATATTCCAATTTCGTTGGAAGGTCATGCATGCTATTGCAAGGTGGTAGACGAGTTGCTGATGTGGGCGTTTTTTATCCTTTTGAAGAACTGGCAGGGTGGTTTCGTTTTGATGATCCTGAAAATCCGAGACAAGGTTTTTTTGTATCTCCAGAAACCGACTACCAAGAAATTAGCGGGTTATTGACCAATGACATTCGGCAAGATTTTACATTTATCCATCCAGAATATTTTTTGGAAGAAAAGTACAGTATCCAACCAGGAAGTATCCGCCTAAACAATGCTGAAAACAAACAAGAATATAAAGCACTGATTATTTCTGGTTGTAATGTAATCTCTTATAAAACCCTTGAAAAGATAAAGGATTATTATAGTCAGGGAGGTTTAGTAGTTGCTACGACCCAATTACCTTTCAAATCTTCAGAGATGGGAGAGGACGAAAAGGTCATAAATCTTGTCCGTGAAATTTTTGATGTCAATTCACTGGCTCTGGACACCTCTAAAGTTCGGACAAATTCAAATGATAATGGAGGACATGCTGTATTCATTCCTATCCCAGATAAAGAAAACATCTCAAAAGCGATTAGCCAGCACCTTATACCAGATGTCCAGTTTTCACCAAACCCAGTGTTATCAACTGACTTTGGCAAATTCTCCTATATTCACAAAATCAAGGATGGAATAGACATTTTTTACTTTTCCAACTCCAGTGATGAAACCATCCGTACAGAAGTCACTCTAAAAGGAACATTGTACTTGAACAACGCCAACCCCCATAATGGAGAAATTCTTGAACTGAAAAACATAACCCATTTTAAAATAGATGGTCATGAGTACACCAAGTGTTATTTAACACTCAAACCAGTGAGTTCGACCTTTTGGATTTCGAAATAA
- a CDS encoding 3-keto-disaccharide hydrolase: MSSCDDNSKDHLTPIFDGDTLQGWHTVGGKATYKVDNGEIVGTTVANTPNTFLATDSLYTDFILELDFKTDSVSNSGVQIRSNSFPWYRNGIVHGYQVEIDPSKRAWSGGIYDEKRRKWLCPLNGNPEAQKAYKPNDWNHYRIEAIGDTIKTWINGVPAAHLIDDMTNEGFIALQVHSIGKRGKPGVDIRWKNLEFITKDVSSYSKSISLAPIITKNQLTFQEKKDGWQMLWDGKTTNGWRGAKLEEFPETGWEIEDGVLTVLASGGGESEAGGDIVTKKLYGDFEMKTDFKITEGANSGIKYYVDTELNKGEGSSIGLEFQILDDERHPDAKLGNHEGSRTVGSLYDLIQADTNKHMNPIGEWNTAHIVSKENKVEHWLNGVKVLEYERGSEDFLQLVSESKYKDWPNFGLLEKGNILLQDHGDRVSFKNIKIKTYEQAE, from the coding sequence ATGTCAAGCTGTGATGATAACTCTAAAGACCATCTTACTCCTATTTTTGATGGAGATACATTGCAAGGCTGGCATACCGTAGGAGGCAAGGCTACTTATAAAGTTGATAATGGTGAAATCGTGGGCACCACCGTTGCCAATACACCAAACACTTTTTTGGCTACTGATTCGCTGTACACTGATTTTATCTTGGAATTGGATTTTAAAACTGATTCCGTATCTAACTCCGGGGTTCAAATCAGGAGTAATAGCTTTCCTTGGTACCGTAATGGTATTGTCCATGGATATCAAGTAGAGATAGACCCTTCAAAAAGGGCTTGGAGCGGTGGCATCTATGATGAAAAAAGAAGGAAATGGCTTTGTCCACTTAATGGAAATCCAGAAGCTCAAAAAGCATATAAACCAAACGATTGGAACCATTATCGCATAGAGGCCATAGGCGATACCATTAAAACTTGGATCAATGGAGTGCCCGCTGCACATTTGATTGATGACATGACGAACGAAGGTTTCATTGCCCTGCAGGTGCACAGTATTGGAAAGAGAGGAAAACCAGGCGTTGATATACGCTGGAAAAACCTTGAATTTATCACTAAAGATGTATCAAGTTATAGTAAATCAATATCCTTAGCACCTATAATTACCAAAAATCAATTGACTTTTCAAGAGAAGAAAGATGGGTGGCAAATGCTATGGGACGGTAAAACAACCAATGGTTGGAGAGGAGCTAAATTAGAGGAATTTCCTGAAACTGGCTGGGAAATTGAGGATGGTGTGTTGACCGTTCTGGCAAGTGGTGGTGGTGAATCTGAAGCTGGTGGGGATATTGTGACCAAAAAGCTTTATGGAGATTTTGAAATGAAGACCGATTTTAAGATTACGGAAGGTGCCAATAGCGGTATTAAATATTATGTGGATACCGAACTGAATAAAGGAGAAGGCTCCTCTATTGGATTGGAGTTTCAAATCTTGGACGATGAACGGCATCCCGATGCTAAATTGGGAAACCACGAGGGAAGCAGGACTGTAGGTTCGCTATATGATTTGATTCAAGCAGATACCAATAAACATATGAACCCTATTGGGGAATGGAATACCGCCCATATCGTTTCTAAAGAGAATAAGGTTGAACATTGGCTCAATGGTGTAAAGGTACTTGAATACGAGCGTGGCAGTGAAGACTTTTTACAATTGGTAAGTGAAAGCAAGTATAAGGATTGGCCCAATTTTGGACTTTTGGAAAAAGGAAACATCCTTCTTCAAGATCATGGTGACCGGGTTTCTTTCAAAAACATCAAAATAAAAACGTATGAGCAAGCAGAATAG
- a CDS encoding Gfo/Idh/MocA family protein, with the protein MSKQNRRDFVKKSALGGLGLVSASAMSMSAKSYRNIIGANDRLHVAIAGLGRRLGAFYDPIAHKKSNVRLLYLCDPMESQMTKAATKFKEHIDYAPKLEKDIFKVLDDDKVDVLINSTPDHWHTPGSIMALKSGKHVYVEKPSSCTMEENELLVEAAKKYDKVVQMGNQQRSSGQTQEIIKKIHDKAIGDAYKAVAFYSNGRGAVPLQKKAAVPEGLDWNLWQGPAVHREYTSETWNYNWHWYGWNYATAEMGNNATHELDIARWALNVNFPQMVEVESAKRHFVDDGWEMYDTMLARFTFEDNKQIEWDGKSRNAYNTYGSGRGVIIYGTEGIVFVNRSHHKLYDRKGELVEESKGKTDESGIALGGGGNMSTTHVMNFFDTVRGKATLNAPIDDANISMAMVHYANVSSRINENFEIDSKSGTMFNRKAMKHWGKPYEESWKSKFLL; encoded by the coding sequence ATGAGCAAGCAGAATAGAAGGGATTTTGTGAAAAAATCCGCATTAGGTGGACTAGGTCTAGTAAGTGCCTCCGCTATGTCGATGAGTGCCAAAAGCTATCGAAATATTATAGGTGCCAACGACCGACTTCATGTTGCCATTGCCGGTTTAGGCCGAAGGTTGGGTGCTTTTTATGATCCTATTGCACATAAAAAAAGTAACGTCCGCTTATTATATCTATGTGACCCCATGGAAAGTCAAATGACCAAGGCAGCCACCAAGTTTAAAGAGCATATTGATTATGCGCCAAAACTTGAGAAAGATATTTTCAAGGTATTGGATGATGACAAAGTCGATGTTCTAATCAATTCCACCCCCGACCATTGGCACACTCCCGGTTCTATTATGGCCTTGAAGTCGGGGAAGCATGTATATGTTGAAAAACCCAGTAGTTGTACCATGGAAGAGAATGAGCTTTTAGTGGAAGCTGCTAAAAAGTATGATAAGGTAGTGCAGATGGGCAATCAGCAACGTTCATCTGGTCAAACTCAAGAAATTATCAAAAAAATACACGATAAAGCTATCGGTGATGCCTACAAAGCCGTCGCTTTTTATAGTAATGGAAGAGGGGCGGTACCGCTTCAGAAAAAGGCAGCGGTTCCTGAGGGCTTGGATTGGAATCTTTGGCAAGGTCCTGCAGTACATCGCGAGTATACTTCAGAAACCTGGAACTACAACTGGCACTGGTACGGATGGAACTATGCCACCGCCGAAATGGGCAATAATGCTACACATGAGTTGGATATAGCCCGTTGGGCCTTAAATGTAAACTTTCCGCAGATGGTAGAAGTAGAGTCCGCCAAGAGGCATTTTGTGGACGATGGTTGGGAGATGTATGATACCATGTTGGCCAGATTTACCTTTGAGGATAACAAACAAATTGAATGGGATGGCAAAAGCAGAAATGCCTACAATACATATGGTAGTGGTCGAGGTGTTATTATTTATGGTACCGAAGGAATAGTATTTGTGAACCGTAGCCACCATAAGCTGTACGACAGAAAAGGAGAGCTTGTTGAGGAAAGTAAGGGCAAAACAGATGAATCTGGTATAGCGTTGGGCGGCGGCGGTAATATGTCTACCACACATGTCATGAACTTTTTTGACACGGTTAGAGGCAAGGCAACTTTAAATGCACCAATTGACGATGCCAACATATCTATGGCCATGGTTCATTATGCAAACGTCTCATCAAGAATCAATGAAAACTTTGAGATTGATAGTAAAAGTGGTACAATGTTCAACCGAAAAGCGATGAAACATTGGGGAAAACCTTATGAAGAATCGTGGAAAAGTAAATTTTTACTCTAA
- a CDS encoding DUF5060 domain-containing protein, translating to MVQKFLLLLVLACISCSKQPQPKFNGELKKWHKITLSFEGPDTDELAEINPYLEYRLDVTFTNGNKSYVVPGFYAADGNAAETSSTSGNIWQVRFTPDAIGEWMYTVSFKKGNEIAVAETAEEGVSAGFMDGQSGSFQITTTNKTGKDNRAKGRLNYIGESYLQFEETGDYFIKLGVDAPENLLGYEDFDSTTNALDFLKKWEPHAKDFETSAEPYVWKKTKGKNLLGAINYLASEELNVFSFLTFNVDGDDRNIFPYLLKKPVAEYEVYASDKKNKKAWENFFHKTRLDVSKLEQWERIFEYAETKGMFLHFKTHETETDHLMDGGVFGTETKLYYRELIARFGHHLVMNWNVGEENDQPTKEVLKVANYIHKLDPYQHHLVMHTFPNKDDRYEEFIGEQSPLTGASLQLSDAEFRDVPPRVLKWRTKSNATGRKWALSVDEPGKANIALLPDNEDMEHNLARANALWGTLMAGGFGVEWYFGYASPNSDLTCEDFRSRDLFWDQNRHALNFFETHIPFWEMEPANQLTTDDISFCFAKENEVYLIYLPMELETTSLDLGDSDKDFAIKWYNPRDGGDLKDGSVTVTKASGTVDLGLPPIEPIKDWVALVTVKK from the coding sequence ATGGTACAGAAATTTTTACTCCTTTTAGTACTAGCATGCATTTCTTGTTCAAAACAACCGCAACCTAAGTTTAATGGGGAACTAAAGAAATGGCACAAAATTACCCTTTCATTTGAAGGCCCCGATACCGATGAACTTGCAGAGATAAACCCCTATTTGGAATATCGATTGGATGTTACTTTTACAAATGGAAACAAAAGCTATGTTGTACCTGGGTTTTATGCAGCGGACGGCAATGCAGCCGAAACAAGTTCTACCTCTGGCAATATCTGGCAGGTTCGGTTTACACCTGATGCTATTGGGGAATGGATGTATACAGTCTCTTTCAAAAAAGGAAATGAAATCGCAGTGGCAGAAACAGCTGAAGAAGGAGTGTCCGCAGGATTTATGGATGGGCAATCGGGTAGTTTTCAAATTACTACAACCAATAAAACAGGAAAGGACAACAGGGCCAAAGGCCGCTTGAACTATATTGGAGAGTCCTATTTACAGTTTGAAGAAACTGGGGACTATTTTATCAAATTAGGTGTAGACGCTCCAGAAAATCTGTTGGGCTATGAAGACTTTGATTCCACTACCAATGCGTTGGACTTCTTAAAAAAATGGGAACCGCACGCTAAAGACTTCGAAACCTCAGCCGAACCTTATGTATGGAAAAAAACTAAAGGGAAAAACCTATTAGGCGCAATTAATTACTTGGCCTCCGAAGAATTGAATGTGTTTTCGTTCCTTACGTTCAATGTAGACGGAGATGACCGTAATATTTTTCCATACCTTTTAAAAAAGCCCGTCGCTGAATATGAGGTTTATGCCAGTGACAAAAAGAACAAAAAGGCGTGGGAAAACTTTTTTCATAAAACACGGTTGGATGTTTCTAAACTGGAACAGTGGGAACGCATCTTTGAATATGCCGAGACGAAAGGTATGTTTCTTCATTTTAAAACACACGAGACAGAAACTGACCATTTAATGGATGGTGGCGTTTTTGGCACAGAGACAAAACTATATTATCGAGAGCTTATAGCCCGCTTTGGACACCATTTGGTCATGAACTGGAATGTAGGTGAAGAAAATGACCAACCCACAAAGGAAGTCCTAAAAGTGGCCAATTATATTCATAAACTTGACCCATATCAACACCATTTGGTCATGCATACCTTTCCCAATAAAGACGACCGCTATGAAGAATTCATCGGCGAACAATCACCCTTGACCGGGGCTTCGTTACAACTAAGTGATGCTGAATTCAGAGATGTACCCCCCAGGGTATTAAAGTGGAGAACTAAATCGAATGCTACGGGCAGAAAATGGGCCCTTTCTGTTGATGAACCGGGCAAGGCAAATATTGCCTTACTTCCAGATAACGAGGACATGGAGCATAACTTGGCTCGTGCGAATGCACTATGGGGAACACTTATGGCAGGAGGGTTTGGTGTAGAATGGTATTTTGGTTATGCAAGTCCAAACTCTGATCTTACCTGTGAAGATTTTAGAAGCCGTGATTTATTTTGGGATCAAAACAGACATGCGCTTAACTTTTTTGAAACCCATATTCCATTTTGGGAAATGGAACCAGCCAACCAACTCACAACAGACGATATAAGCTTTTGTTTTGCTAAAGAAAATGAAGTGTATCTGATCTACCTTCCTATGGAACTTGAAACTACATCCTTAGATTTAGGTGATTCAGATAAAGATTTCGCTATAAAATGGTACAATCCTAGAGATGGCGGTGACCTTAAAGATGGTTCGGTAACCGTAACCAAAGCAAGTGGCACAGTTGATTTAGGCCTCCCTCCTATTGAACCTATTAAAGATTGGGTGGCTTTGGTTACTGTAAAAAAATAA
- a CDS encoding sulfatase-like hydrolase/transferase, which yields MKKIKTAALLLFCLMLGTIKAQKTKQGTQKPNIIFILTDDQRFDAIGYAGNKLVTTPEMDRLAEEGTFFEKAMVTTPICAASRASILTGLYERTHSFNFKTGNIRESYMENSYPKILKENGYTTAFYGKYGVRYNGLKKQFDQYESYDRNNSFDDRRGYYYKKLGKDTVHLTRYTGQKALDFISSSDAAQPFCLSLSFSAPHAHDRAEKQYFWQEESDNLLQNTIIPKAAISSDAYFEAQPKFVQDGFNRLRWTWRYDTPEKYQHSVKGYYRMISGVDREITKIRKKLKEKGIDKNTVIILMGDNGYFLGERQLAGKWLLYDNSVRVPLIIFDPRVENQQDSDALALNVDVPSTMLDLAGIDQPQSWHGKSLIPITKNETENLQRDTVLIEHIWEFESIPPSEGVRTKDWKYFRYVNDQSFEELYDLKKDPKETKNLAKNKRYAEKLKAFRNKTNDLILEHSDAYSEGPTDLIVEFIRNTSNVEIIDTKPEYGWVVPEGAVLQSAYQILVSSSKENNVNNIGDIWDSGQIRSSNSSQIEHDGKKLEVGETYYWKVRIWDIDNRLSRYSESQSFVMGKPKATLTTPNSFQVDRITPKVFEKRGDVHFIDFGKAAFATMDFTYDAKTEHTLVFHVGEQLDGNRVNRNPPEKSHIRYQRIEVPVKPGQSTYQLPVHVDKRNTLPGKALPLPEGFPVLVPFRYVELEGAKETLQPENFEQLAHNSYWENDTSDFKSDNDILNQVWDLCKYSIKATTFNGLYVDGDRERIPYEADAYLNQLSHYTTDREYAIARQTIEYFMEHPTWPTEWQQHVALMFHADYMYTGNTELIAKYYEPLKHKTLYELSNEDGLITSIKVTPEFMYKLGFKEGYPKPLTDIVDWPSAGWGGDPNNKGERDGYVFTDYNTVINAFYYKNMKIMAEFATILGKTEESNAFELRALKSKKALNKQMFDFERGIYKDGIGTDHASLHANMLPLAFNMVPKEHIHTVVEFIKSRKMACSVYGSQYLMDALYNAGEEDYALALLTDTSDRSWYNMIRLGSTITLEAWDNKYKNNLDWNHAWGAVPANVIPRGLWGIQPKTPGFGIATIKPQMGNLKDSYIEVPTIRGTIKAAYSYKNQRLQVYSIEIPANMVAEFQITPSQDKELMHNGKKVVPAFGTVRLEPGKHEVKLVINSF from the coding sequence TTGAAGAAAATAAAAACTGCTGCCCTACTACTTTTTTGTTTGATGCTAGGTACGATTAAGGCACAAAAAACGAAACAAGGAACCCAAAAACCCAATATCATTTTCATATTGACCGATGACCAACGATTTGATGCCATTGGTTATGCAGGCAACAAATTAGTCACTACACCAGAAATGGACCGATTGGCAGAGGAAGGCACTTTCTTTGAAAAAGCTATGGTTACCACACCAATATGTGCTGCCAGTAGGGCCAGTATTTTGACCGGGCTCTATGAAAGAACCCATAGTTTCAACTTTAAAACCGGTAATATAAGGGAATCCTATATGGAGAATTCATACCCAAAAATATTAAAGGAAAATGGTTACACAACCGCTTTTTATGGTAAATATGGAGTGCGCTATAATGGTTTGAAGAAACAATTTGACCAATACGAATCCTATGACCGGAACAATAGTTTTGATGATAGACGAGGCTATTATTATAAAAAACTGGGTAAGGACACCGTACATTTAACCCGATATACAGGTCAAAAAGCGCTGGATTTTATATCGAGTTCCGATGCTGCGCAACCTTTTTGCCTCTCTTTGAGTTTCAGCGCGCCACACGCACACGATAGGGCTGAAAAGCAATATTTTTGGCAAGAAGAGTCAGATAATCTATTACAGAATACCATCATTCCTAAAGCGGCAATAAGTTCAGATGCCTATTTTGAGGCACAGCCCAAATTTGTACAAGATGGTTTCAACAGGCTCCGTTGGACTTGGCGTTATGATACACCTGAGAAATATCAACACAGTGTAAAGGGTTACTATCGAATGATTTCTGGAGTTGACCGTGAAATCACCAAAATCAGGAAAAAACTAAAAGAAAAAGGTATTGATAAAAATACGGTCATCATTTTAATGGGCGATAACGGCTATTTTCTTGGAGAGCGGCAATTGGCTGGTAAATGGTTATTATATGACAACTCCGTTAGAGTACCCCTTATCATTTTTGACCCTAGGGTAGAAAATCAACAAGATAGTGATGCCCTTGCACTGAACGTTGATGTACCATCGACAATGTTGGATTTAGCGGGCATTGACCAGCCACAAAGCTGGCACGGTAAAAGTCTAATACCAATTACAAAAAATGAGACTGAAAATCTTCAAAGAGATACCGTACTGATCGAACATATTTGGGAATTTGAAAGTATCCCCCCTAGCGAAGGAGTACGAACCAAAGATTGGAAATATTTTCGATATGTAAATGATCAGTCGTTCGAAGAATTGTATGATTTAAAAAAAGACCCAAAAGAGACAAAAAACCTAGCTAAGAACAAGAGATATGCAGAAAAACTGAAAGCGTTCAGGAATAAAACCAATGATTTGATTCTTGAACATTCGGACGCATATTCTGAAGGACCAACGGATTTGATCGTTGAATTTATCAGAAATACTTCCAATGTTGAAATCATTGATACAAAACCAGAATATGGTTGGGTCGTACCAGAAGGAGCGGTTTTACAATCCGCGTATCAGATTTTGGTTTCATCATCCAAGGAAAATAACGTAAATAATATAGGCGATATATGGGACAGTGGTCAAATAAGAAGTAGCAACTCATCTCAAATTGAACATGATGGAAAGAAACTGGAGGTTGGCGAAACTTATTATTGGAAGGTGAGAATTTGGGATATCGACAATAGACTGTCTAGATATTCAGAGTCTCAAAGTTTTGTTATGGGCAAACCCAAAGCAACATTGACTACGCCCAATAGTTTTCAGGTGGATCGCATCACACCCAAAGTATTTGAAAAAAGAGGTGATGTCCATTTTATTGATTTTGGTAAAGCTGCGTTTGCTACAATGGATTTTACCTATGATGCAAAAACGGAGCACACCCTTGTCTTTCACGTTGGCGAGCAACTAGACGGAAATAGGGTAAACAGAAATCCACCTGAAAAGAGTCATATTAGATATCAAAGGATTGAAGTGCCCGTGAAACCTGGCCAATCAACATACCAACTTCCAGTTCATGTCGATAAAAGAAATACGCTCCCTGGAAAGGCATTACCCCTGCCAGAAGGCTTTCCTGTTTTGGTTCCCTTTCGATATGTAGAATTAGAAGGGGCTAAAGAAACGCTACAACCAGAAAACTTTGAGCAATTGGCGCACAATAGTTACTGGGAAAATGACACCAGTGATTTTAAGAGCGATAACGATATCCTGAATCAAGTTTGGGATTTGTGTAAATATTCCATCAAAGCCACCACTTTTAACGGACTGTATGTGGATGGTGACCGAGAGCGGATTCCATATGAAGCCGATGCATATTTGAACCAATTAAGTCACTACACTACAGATCGTGAATATGCGATTGCCAGACAAACCATAGAATATTTTATGGAACATCCCACATGGCCTACCGAATGGCAGCAACATGTCGCATTGATGTTTCATGCCGACTATATGTACACGGGTAATACAGAGTTGATTGCAAAGTACTATGAGCCCTTGAAGCATAAGACCTTATATGAACTATCAAATGAAGATGGACTTATAACCTCTATAAAGGTTACTCCTGAGTTTATGTATAAACTTGGCTTTAAGGAAGGATATCCTAAACCATTAACGGATATTGTGGATTGGCCCTCAGCAGGTTGGGGTGGCGACCCCAATAATAAAGGAGAACGAGATGGCTACGTCTTTACGGACTACAATACCGTAATCAATGCCTTTTACTATAAAAACATGAAAATAATGGCTGAGTTTGCAACTATTTTAGGCAAAACAGAGGAGTCCAATGCATTTGAATTAAGGGCCTTAAAATCAAAAAAAGCGCTCAACAAACAAATGTTCGATTTTGAAAGAGGGATTTACAAAGATGGCATTGGCACCGACCACGCTTCCCTTCATGCCAACATGCTACCACTTGCATTTAATATGGTACCAAAAGAACATATTCATACGGTAGTGGAGTTTATAAAATCAAGAAAAATGGCCTGTAGCGTCTATGGGTCTCAGTATTTAATGGACGCACTGTACAATGCAGGTGAAGAAGATTACGCATTGGCGCTATTGACAGACACCAGTGATAGAAGTTGGTATAACATGATTCGCCTAGGGTCCACAATCACGCTGGAAGCATGGGACAATAAATACAAAAACAATCTGGATTGGAACCATGCTTGGGGTGCCGTACCAGCAAATGTCATCCCTAGAGGGCTTTGGGGCATTCAACCCAAAACCCCCGGTTTCGGTATTGCCACTATAAAACCACAAATGGGTAATTTAAAAGATAGTTATATTGAAGTCCCTACCATTCGTGGAACTATAAAAGCTGCGTATAGCTACAAGAACCAAAGGCTTCAAGTATACTCCATTGAAATACCTGCTAATATGGTAGCTGAATTCCAGATAACCCCTTCACAGGACAAAGAATTAATGCACAATGGCAAAAAAGTTGTTCCTGCTTTTGGCACGGTACGTTTGGAACCCGGAAAACACGAAGTGAAATTGGTCATCAACTCATTCTAA